A single region of the Polymorphum gilvum SL003B-26A1 genome encodes:
- the ispG gene encoding flavodoxin-dependent (E)-4-hydroxy-3-methylbut-2-enyl-diphosphate synthase, with translation MNTSCSFAQAWPRRRSVAVAVGGVTVGGDAPIVVQSMTNTDTADADATVAQVAALARAGSELVRITVDRPEAATAVPRIRERLDRIGVTVPLIGDFHYIGHKLLADHPACAEALAKYRINPGNVGFKAKRDTQFSQIIEIALKYDKPVRIGVNWGSLDQELLTRLMDENAASETPVSAAAVMREAIIQSGLLSAERAETLGMGRDKIILSAKVSQVQDLIAVYADLAGRCDYALHLGLTEAGMGSKGIVASAASMGILLQQGIGDTIRVSLTPEPGGDRTREVQVAQELLQVMGFRAFVPVVAACPGCGRTTSTVFQELAQDIQEHIRSSMPAWRERYPGVESLSVAVMGCIVNGPGESKHADIGISLPGTGETPAAPVFIDGEKVTTLRGPSIADDFKTMVLDYIEQRYGQGRPAGRRVPADVA, from the coding sequence GTGAACACATCCTGCTCTTTCGCTCAAGCCTGGCCGCGGCGGCGCTCCGTCGCGGTCGCGGTCGGCGGCGTAACGGTCGGCGGCGACGCGCCGATCGTCGTGCAGTCGATGACCAACACGGATACGGCGGACGCGGACGCGACGGTGGCCCAGGTGGCCGCGCTCGCCCGCGCGGGCTCGGAACTGGTGCGCATCACGGTCGACCGACCCGAGGCAGCGACCGCGGTGCCGCGGATCCGCGAGCGGCTCGATCGCATCGGCGTCACCGTGCCGCTGATCGGCGACTTCCACTACATCGGCCACAAGCTGCTGGCAGACCATCCGGCCTGTGCCGAGGCGCTGGCGAAATACCGCATCAATCCGGGCAACGTCGGCTTCAAGGCCAAGCGCGACACGCAGTTCTCGCAGATCATCGAGATTGCGCTGAAATACGACAAGCCGGTCCGGATCGGCGTCAACTGGGGTTCGCTCGACCAGGAACTGCTGACCAGGCTGATGGACGAGAACGCGGCGAGCGAAACGCCCGTATCGGCCGCGGCAGTGATGCGGGAAGCGATCATCCAGTCCGGCCTGCTCTCCGCCGAACGTGCCGAGACGCTCGGCATGGGGCGCGACAAGATCATCCTGTCGGCCAAGGTTAGCCAGGTGCAGGATCTGATTGCGGTCTATGCCGACCTTGCCGGGCGCTGCGACTACGCCCTGCATCTTGGCCTGACGGAAGCGGGCATGGGCAGCAAGGGTATCGTCGCGTCGGCGGCGTCGATGGGCATCCTGCTCCAGCAGGGTATCGGTGACACCATCCGTGTGTCGCTGACACCGGAGCCGGGCGGTGACCGCACCAGGGAGGTCCAGGTAGCGCAGGAACTGCTGCAGGTGATGGGATTCCGCGCCTTCGTGCCGGTGGTGGCGGCCTGCCCGGGCTGCGGGCGCACGACCTCGACGGTGTTCCAGGAGCTCGCTCAGGACATTCAGGAACACATCCGCAGTTCGATGCCGGCGTGGCGCGAGCGCTATCCGGGCGTCGAGAGCCTCTCCGTCGCTGTGATGGGCTGCATCGTCAACGGTCCCGGCGAGTCCAAGCATGCCGACATCGGCATCTCGCTGCCGGGCACCGGCGAGACGCCGGCCGCGCCGGTGTTCATCGACGGCGAAAAGGTGACCACGCTGCGCGGGCCGAGCATCGCGGACGATTTCAAGACCATGGTGCTCGACTATATCGAGCAGCGCTACGGGCAGGGCCGGCCGGCGGGCCGTCGCGTGCCCGCGGACGTCGCATAA
- a CDS encoding helix-turn-helix domain-containing protein, protein MTKNRTADSGILASVHKTAAGLHKAGLVDKATMREFDAICLTPVEPLSPDEIRALREREQVSQPVFAHYLNVRKDAVSKWERGEKRPDGPSLKLLNLVKAKGLQAIA, encoded by the coding sequence ATGACGAAGAACAGGACGGCTGACAGCGGCATCCTCGCTTCCGTCCACAAGACGGCCGCCGGTCTGCACAAAGCCGGCTTGGTCGACAAGGCGACGATGCGTGAGTTCGACGCCATATGCCTTACGCCGGTCGAGCCTCTCAGCCCGGACGAGATCCGCGCGCTGCGCGAGCGCGAGCAGGTCTCGCAGCCGGTGTTCGCGCACTATCTGAACGTGCGGAAGGATGCCGTCAGCAAATGGGAGCGTGGCGAGAAACGTCCGGACGGGCCTTCTCTCAAACTGCTCAATCTGGTCAAGGCTAAGGGCCTGCAGGCTATCGCATAG
- a CDS encoding RrF2 family transcriptional regulator → MLDRRRFGARYIERNEMKLAQRTDVAIRILMTLAALRDKTVSIDTIADRCRTGRPQVVHVVQILRKHGYIKSVQGRNGGIWLDRNPAEISLAEIVHLFESDLNLVECFEPKRTCRCTLQAACGFRRTLDRALQAFLAELEATTIADLAGETAALLMVGDRDGAAASVSVPAT, encoded by the coding sequence GTGCTCGACAGGCGCCGCTTCGGCGCGCGTTACATTGAGAGAAATGAAATGAAACTGGCACAACGTACCGATGTTGCCATTAGAATACTTATGACTTTAGCGGCCCTCCGAGACAAGACAGTGTCGATCGACACGATTGCCGACAGGTGCCGTACAGGAAGACCTCAGGTCGTCCATGTCGTGCAGATCCTGCGTAAACATGGTTACATAAAATCTGTTCAAGGCCGAAACGGCGGCATCTGGCTGGACAGGAATCCGGCGGAAATCTCGCTCGCCGAGATCGTGCATTTATTCGAGAGCGATCTCAATCTGGTCGAATGCTTCGAGCCGAAGCGCACATGCAGATGCACCCTCCAGGCCGCCTGCGGCTTTCGACGAACGCTCGATCGCGCCCTCCAGGCCTTCCTGGCCGAACTGGAAGCCACGACCATCGCCGACCTCGCCGGCGAGACCGCAGCCCTCCTGATGGTCGGCGACCGAGACGGCGCGGCAGCCTCCGTCAGCGTGCCAGCGACGTGA
- a CDS encoding protoglobin domain-containing protein: protein MNSEHWAAISDFIEFLEMTPDDVRLGRRGWDAIEPQMPQVLDTFYTSRIMTGAHKAFPDFDVERLKGKQMRYWQALFAGDYGEVYRSHAIKIGHAHRQAGVSLTDYVLSYGWFLNKFAAIVRDAFADAQEGEAIISAMRKIIFLDLSIASSTYYVTFID from the coding sequence ATGAACTCGGAACATTGGGCAGCGATCTCCGACTTCATCGAGTTCCTCGAAATGACTCCAGATGACGTCCGCCTGGGTCGGCGCGGCTGGGACGCGATCGAGCCACAGATGCCGCAAGTCCTCGACACGTTCTACACCTCCCGGATCATGACCGGGGCGCACAAGGCGTTCCCCGACTTCGACGTCGAGCGGCTGAAGGGCAAGCAGATGCGCTACTGGCAGGCGCTGTTTGCCGGCGACTACGGCGAGGTGTACCGGTCCCACGCGATCAAGATCGGCCATGCGCATCGGCAGGCCGGCGTCTCGCTGACCGACTACGTGTTGTCCTACGGCTGGTTCCTGAACAAGTTCGCAGCGATCGTGCGCGACGCCTTCGCCGATGCGCAGGAGGGCGAAGCGATCATATCCGCCATGCGCAAGATCATCTTCCTCGACCTCTCGATCGCGTCGTCGACCTACTACGTCACCTTTATCGATTGA
- a CDS encoding L,D-transpeptidase, with protein sequence MFAVRSVISFLFVLTCLAAYGYVAPAEAASVVAKIDLSEQRMHVYVNGVQRHSWLVSTARKGYRTPIGTFRPGRMHQRYFSKKYHGSPMPHSVFFHGGYAIHGTDAIKSLGRPASHGCVRLHPDNARALFTLIQQSGKQNTRIVVTR encoded by the coding sequence GTGTTTGCGGTGCGTAGCGTTATTTCGTTTCTTTTCGTCCTGACGTGTCTTGCCGCATACGGCTATGTCGCTCCTGCCGAAGCGGCCTCCGTCGTCGCCAAAATCGATCTTTCGGAGCAGAGGATGCATGTCTATGTGAACGGGGTGCAGCGGCATTCCTGGCTGGTCTCGACCGCGCGCAAGGGCTACCGGACGCCGATCGGTACGTTCCGGCCCGGGCGGATGCATCAAAGGTACTTCTCGAAAAAGTATCATGGCTCGCCGATGCCGCATTCGGTTTTCTTCCACGGCGGCTATGCCATTCACGGCACCGACGCGATCAAGAGCCTCGGCCGGCCTGCGTCGCACGGCTGCGTGCGGCTGCATCCAGACAACGCGCGCGCCCTGTTCACGCTGATCCAGCAAAGCGGCAAGCAGAACACGCGCATCGTGGTCACGCGCTGA
- a CDS encoding pentapeptide repeat-containing protein has translation MAQQTARAPRTLATLAGAVLALPLLASSGPAQEGLAELNQTGACVACDLRLVTLRGVEIQGADLTRAILREADMKEVVLPDGKFAKADLRRAELERADLRRSDFSGASMRAVDMEKADLSGAVLDGADLRDADLNGTSLAGARFAGADLRNASLIRAAATGAAFRNAKMDGADLERADLSGADFSGARLPYSDLDRVRAAGASFRGADLTGVRLSSADLSGADLSGADMTDTLLRNTRLPGADLTGVKGLDPRRIIDACGDAQTKLPVGIVLKPCS, from the coding sequence ATGGCCCAGCAGACCGCCCGCGCCCCACGCACCCTGGCTACCCTTGCCGGCGCTGTTCTCGCCTTGCCGCTGCTGGCCTCCTCCGGCCCGGCGCAGGAGGGTCTGGCCGAGTTGAACCAGACGGGCGCCTGCGTGGCGTGCGACCTGCGTCTTGTCACCCTTCGCGGCGTAGAGATCCAGGGCGCCGACCTCACCCGCGCGATCCTGCGCGAAGCCGACATGAAGGAGGTCGTCCTGCCCGACGGAAAATTCGCGAAGGCGGACCTGCGCCGCGCGGAACTGGAAAGGGCGGACCTGCGGCGAAGCGATTTTTCCGGCGCCTCGATGCGCGCTGTCGACATGGAAAAGGCCGACCTGTCCGGCGCGGTGCTCGACGGCGCCGATCTGCGCGACGCCGACCTGAACGGGACGTCGCTTGCCGGCGCCCGCTTCGCAGGCGCTGACCTGCGCAATGCCTCGCTGATCAGGGCTGCGGCCACCGGGGCCGCGTTCCGCAACGCCAAGATGGACGGGGCGGACCTCGAGCGCGCCGACCTCAGCGGCGCCGACTTTTCCGGCGCGCGCCTGCCCTATTCGGATCTCGACCGGGTGCGGGCCGCCGGGGCCTCGTTCAGGGGTGCCGATCTCACCGGCGTGCGCCTGTCCAGCGCCGATCTCTCCGGCGCCGATCTCTCCGGCGCTGACATGACCGACACCCTGCTGCGCAACACGCGCCTGCCCGGAGCCGACCTGACCGGCGTCAAGGGCCTCGACCCGAGACGCATCATCGACGCCTGTGGCGACGCGCAGACGAAGCTGCCCGTCGGGATCGTTCTGAAACCCTGCTCCTAG
- a CDS encoding 3-hydroxybutyrate dehydrogenase, giving the protein MLAKKTAVVTGSTSGIGLACARALAREGANVVLNGLGDPDAIEAERAAIEKDFDVQCAYSAANMLKADEIANMILNAENEFGSVDILINNAGIQHVAPIDEFPLEKWDAIIAINLSSAFHAMRAALPGMKARGWGRIVNTASAHALVASPYKAAYVAAKHGIAGLTKTAALEVAEKGITVNAICPGYVWTPLVEAQIPDTMKARNMTEEEVKRDVLLKAQPTKEFVRVDQVAALAVYLCSEAASAITGALLPIDGGWTAQ; this is encoded by the coding sequence ATGCTCGCCAAGAAGACCGCCGTCGTCACAGGGTCGACCTCCGGCATCGGCCTCGCCTGTGCCCGGGCACTGGCCAGGGAGGGCGCCAACGTCGTCCTCAACGGCCTCGGCGATCCCGACGCGATCGAGGCCGAGCGCGCCGCCATTGAGAAGGACTTCGATGTCCAGTGCGCCTATTCGGCGGCCAACATGCTCAAGGCCGACGAAATCGCCAACATGATCCTCAACGCCGAGAACGAGTTCGGCTCGGTCGACATCCTGATCAACAACGCGGGCATCCAGCACGTCGCGCCGATCGACGAGTTCCCGCTGGAGAAGTGGGACGCGATCATCGCCATCAACCTGTCCTCCGCCTTCCACGCCATGCGCGCTGCCCTGCCCGGCATGAAGGCACGCGGCTGGGGCCGGATCGTCAACACCGCGTCGGCCCATGCGCTGGTCGCCTCGCCCTACAAGGCCGCCTATGTCGCCGCCAAGCACGGCATCGCCGGCCTGACCAAGACCGCCGCCCTTGAGGTCGCCGAGAAGGGTATCACGGTCAACGCCATATGCCCGGGCTACGTCTGGACGCCTCTGGTCGAGGCGCAGATCCCGGACACCATGAAGGCGCGCAACATGACCGAGGAGGAGGTCAAGCGCGATGTCCTGCTGAAGGCGCAGCCGACCAAGGAATTCGTCCGCGTCGACCAGGTTGCCGCCCTCGCTGTCTACCTGTGTTCGGAAGCCGCCTCGGCGATCACCGGCGCCCTACTGCCGATCGACGGCGGCTGGACGGCGCAGTAG
- a CDS encoding c-type cytochrome yields MTVLKKLLAGAVLLGSGGSALWILPMPVAQAAADIDNGHRLALQWCASCHLVANDQATVSTTAVASFFEIARNPDMTDAKLTTFLADPHPMMPDMALSNQEISDLTAYITSLAR; encoded by the coding sequence ATGACCGTCCTTAAAAAGCTGCTAGCCGGTGCCGTCCTTCTCGGTTCTGGGGGCTCAGCCCTCTGGATCCTGCCGATGCCGGTTGCGCAGGCGGCAGCGGACATCGACAACGGCCACCGGCTGGCGCTGCAGTGGTGCGCCTCGTGCCACCTCGTTGCCAACGATCAGGCGACGGTTAGCACCACGGCGGTGGCGAGCTTCTTCGAAATCGCGCGCAATCCGGACATGACCGACGCGAAGCTGACGACCTTCCTCGCCGACCCGCATCCGATGATGCCGGACATGGCGCTGTCGAACCAGGAAATCTCGGATCTCACCGCCTATATCACGTCGCTGGCACGCTGA
- a CDS encoding TRAP transporter large permease subunit — MAKAGARVSGIIVVSQHVSEKTDIVAKKLGEVAKVGVEGSNPFARSSFRRKAPGPWTPSPRPFRFSCRDPAAGDEAPRYRSGLESVLLMITLELAMMTAPVGMNLFAIKDIPNASLADVVKSASPFVILMLLGLAL, encoded by the coding sequence GTGGCGAAGGCTGGCGCAAGAGTATCAGGTATTATTGTTGTTTCGCAGCATGTTAGCGAAAAGACGGATATCGTAGCGAAGAAGCTCGGGGAAGTTGCCAAGGTTGGGGTCGAGGGTTCGAATCCCTTCGCCCGCTCCAGTTTCCGCCGCAAGGCGCCAGGGCCGTGGACACCAAGTCCGCGGCCCTTTCGGTTTTCGTGCCGCGATCCTGCTGCCGGCGATGAGGCTCCTCGGTATCGATCCGGTCTGGAAAGCGTGCTTCTGATGATCACCCTCGAGCTGGCGATGATGACGGCGCCAGTGGGGATGAACCTGTTCGCGATCAAGGACATTCCCAACGCGTCGCTGGCCGATGTCGTGAAGAGTGCGTCACCCTTCGTCATCCTGATGCTGCTCGGTCTTGCGCTGTAG
- a CDS encoding MipA/OmpV family protein, producing MKRHLFSATLLAGLTAVSFAAQAQEAVPMPKTQYVIDLGVGAIAKPRYDGADSYLIAPFPIISVGRFYLPGLGQVADGEQRAGIFFYPAFGFVGKRSASDSAWLTGTRKIDWALELGAGGGFRTEHLRVFAELRQGINGHTGQVGEIGADAIVRPMDRIEVSFGPRAGFASSEYMDTYFSVSAAEAAAGPLTQYKAGGGFKSVGLEARVSYDWTDHVRLHLRGGYDRLIGDAADSPIVKAGSKDQFSVGAGISYRFAFDLFD from the coding sequence ATGAAGCGCCACTTGTTCAGTGCGACCCTGCTTGCCGGCCTGACGGCGGTCTCTTTCGCCGCGCAGGCCCAGGAGGCCGTGCCGATGCCGAAGACACAATATGTCATCGACCTCGGCGTCGGAGCAATCGCCAAGCCGCGCTACGACGGCGCCGATTCCTATCTGATCGCGCCATTCCCGATCATTTCGGTCGGCCGCTTCTATCTTCCCGGACTCGGCCAGGTGGCGGACGGCGAGCAGCGCGCCGGGATCTTCTTCTATCCGGCCTTTGGCTTCGTCGGGAAACGCAGCGCAAGCGACAGCGCGTGGCTGACCGGCACGCGCAAAATCGACTGGGCTCTGGAACTGGGTGCCGGCGGCGGGTTCCGCACCGAGCACCTGCGGGTCTTCGCCGAACTGCGCCAGGGCATCAACGGCCACACCGGCCAGGTCGGCGAGATCGGTGCCGACGCCATCGTGCGGCCGATGGATCGCATCGAGGTGAGCTTCGGACCGCGCGCGGGCTTCGCCTCGTCCGAATACATGGACACCTATTTCAGCGTCTCGGCGGCCGAGGCGGCGGCCGGGCCGCTGACCCAGTACAAGGCCGGTGGCGGCTTCAAGAGCGTCGGTCTGGAGGCGCGCGTTTCCTACGACTGGACGGATCACGTCCGGCTGCACCTGCGGGGCGGGTATGACCGGCTGATCGGCGACGCGGCGGACAGTCCGATCGTCAAGGCCGGCAGCAAGGACCAATTCTCGGTCGGCGCCGGCATTTCCTACCGCTTCGCCTTCGACCTGTTCGACTGA
- a CDS encoding type II toxin-antitoxin system RelE/ParE family toxin yields MTVFVTKEFARFAHKFRLSADRLLRAAAEVMDGRYDADLGGGVFKQRVAREGGGKSGGFRTIVVFRAGDHSFFVHGFAKSDKANVSAKELKALRQLANVLLGFSDVELRTAQGAGELVEVVRNDEEQDG; encoded by the coding sequence ATGACTGTCTTCGTCACGAAGGAGTTTGCCCGGTTCGCGCACAAGTTCCGCCTCTCGGCCGACAGGCTGCTTCGGGCGGCGGCGGAGGTGATGGACGGGCGATACGACGCCGACCTGGGCGGCGGCGTGTTCAAGCAGCGGGTCGCGCGCGAGGGCGGCGGCAAATCGGGCGGCTTTCGCACGATCGTCGTGTTCAGGGCTGGCGACCATAGCTTCTTCGTTCACGGCTTCGCCAAGAGCGACAAGGCGAACGTGTCGGCGAAGGAATTGAAGGCGCTCAGGCAGTTGGCGAATGTGCTGCTCGGGTTTTCGGACGTGGAGCTTCGTACTGCGCAAGGCGCCGGCGAACTGGTCGAGGTGGTGAGAAATGACGAAGAACAGGACGGCTGA
- a CDS encoding HAMP domain-containing methyl-accepting chemotaxis protein → MGLGFFTNMRLKYKILSGFAVVLAILAGMSAYSFVTFLDTSGQVGSYKANVAAATAMAEVEAEFLRLEAAVREYSASSKAELADVAQGELAKLDALMTEAEKTIFDDSWRGLFEEAKQAVAVYTKDFRETRHLTEDYLGLVEGSMLPSAAKFMADLDEILKLATAEGNVEAKTHAETAIRHGLSAQLNSNMTLGYKDPNALQRAQRDFDAVKGALDALGGSMRSVRERQLHAELNELLAAYTTSFAKAAEDRQKIEELVEGEMLEQTRILQKDLKLLRQKAADAEHAIELALAKELETAELGVALAGVGGVVIGAVLALLLGGQIANPVIAMTSAMTRLAAGDVDGEVPARDRKDEIGQMAQSVQVFKDNAIAKIALEREQEEAKARAEADKRRMMQELADEFERAVGGFVQGLASTSTELQAAAQTLTTTATETSAQSTAVSAASEQAAASVQSVASAVEELSVSVKEIAEQIAASSQISNQAVSEAQAASHRIQSLATTSQTIGEVVGLINAIAEQTNLLALNATIEAARAGEAGRGFAVVASEVKQLAEQTARATSQIADQVAHMQSETSAAVASIGGVSSVIGRINEIGTLVASAVEEQSSATQEIARNIQQVATGTTEVSSNIGGVSLAAEDTGAAATQVLSASGEVSQQSERLKQEVDNFLHKVRSAA, encoded by the coding sequence ATGGGGCTGGGGTTCTTCACCAACATGCGGCTGAAATACAAGATCCTGTCGGGCTTTGCGGTCGTGCTGGCGATCCTCGCCGGCATGTCGGCCTATTCCTTCGTCACGTTCCTCGACACCTCCGGCCAGGTCGGCTCCTACAAGGCCAATGTTGCGGCGGCGACGGCGATGGCGGAGGTCGAGGCCGAGTTCCTGCGCCTCGAAGCCGCGGTGCGCGAATACTCGGCCTCGTCCAAGGCGGAACTGGCGGACGTCGCCCAGGGCGAACTGGCCAAGCTCGACGCGTTGATGACCGAAGCGGAGAAAACCATCTTCGACGACAGCTGGCGCGGCCTGTTTGAGGAAGCGAAGCAGGCGGTCGCCGTCTACACCAAAGACTTCCGGGAAACGCGCCACCTGACGGAAGATTACCTGGGCCTGGTCGAGGGCAGCATGCTGCCGAGTGCCGCGAAGTTCATGGCGGACCTCGACGAGATCCTTAAGCTCGCCACCGCCGAGGGCAACGTCGAAGCCAAGACCCACGCGGAGACGGCTATCCGTCACGGTCTCAGCGCGCAGCTCAATTCCAACATGACGCTCGGCTACAAGGATCCCAACGCGCTTCAGCGCGCGCAGCGCGACTTCGACGCGGTCAAGGGAGCACTCGATGCGCTCGGCGGCAGCATGCGCTCGGTGCGCGAGCGGCAGCTGCATGCCGAGCTGAACGAGCTGCTCGCCGCCTATACGACGAGCTTCGCCAAGGCAGCCGAGGATCGGCAAAAGATCGAAGAATTGGTCGAGGGCGAAATGCTCGAGCAGACCAGGATCCTGCAGAAGGATCTGAAGCTGCTGAGGCAGAAGGCTGCAGATGCCGAGCACGCGATCGAACTGGCCCTTGCCAAGGAACTCGAGACGGCGGAACTCGGCGTTGCCCTGGCAGGCGTCGGCGGCGTGGTCATCGGCGCGGTGCTGGCGCTCCTGCTCGGCGGGCAGATCGCCAACCCGGTCATTGCGATGACCAGCGCGATGACGCGGCTGGCGGCGGGCGACGTCGACGGCGAGGTTCCGGCGCGCGACCGCAAGGACGAGATCGGCCAGATGGCTCAGTCGGTGCAGGTGTTCAAGGATAATGCCATCGCCAAGATCGCGCTGGAGCGCGAGCAGGAAGAGGCCAAGGCGCGCGCCGAGGCGGACAAGCGGCGGATGATGCAGGAACTGGCCGACGAGTTCGAGCGGGCGGTCGGCGGGTTCGTCCAGGGCCTCGCCTCAACCTCGACCGAATTGCAGGCCGCGGCGCAGACTCTGACGACGACGGCGACCGAAACCAGCGCGCAGTCGACCGCAGTGTCGGCGGCGTCCGAACAGGCGGCGGCCAGCGTTCAGTCGGTGGCCTCCGCGGTGGAGGAACTGTCGGTCTCGGTGAAGGAGATCGCCGAGCAGATCGCCGCGTCCAGCCAGATCTCGAATCAGGCGGTGAGCGAGGCGCAGGCCGCGTCGCATCGGATCCAGTCGCTTGCCACCACGTCGCAGACGATCGGCGAGGTGGTGGGTCTGATCAATGCCATCGCCGAGCAAACCAACCTGCTCGCCCTCAACGCCACGATCGAGGCGGCGCGCGCCGGCGAGGCGGGCCGCGGTTTCGCCGTAGTGGCCTCCGAGGTCAAGCAACTCGCCGAGCAGACGGCCCGGGCGACGTCGCAGATCGCCGACCAGGTCGCCCACATGCAGTCGGAGACCAGCGCCGCAGTGGCCTCTATCGGCGGCGTGTCCAGCGTGATCGGCCGGATCAACGAGATTGGCACGCTGGTCGCGTCCGCGGTGGAGGAGCAGAGTTCCGCCACTCAGGAGATCGCGCGCAACATCCAGCAGGTCGCGACCGGGACGACCGAGGTATCCAGCAACATCGGCGGCGTGAGCCTTGCTGCCGAAGACACCGGCGCGGCCGCCACGCAGGTCCTGTCGGCGTCGGGCGAGGTGTCCCAGCAGTCCGAGCGGCTGAAGCAGGAGGTGGACAATTTCCTGCACAAGGTGCGCTCGGCCGCCTAG
- a CDS encoding site-specific integrase — translation MAKLTKKAVDDLKAPASGQAFLWDGELKGFGIRVTKAGAKTFILQYRNAAGKSRRINIGRYGVMTLDNARAEAKIKLGAIAAGEDPADIDDDPDGPMTVAALCDWYLSEAETGRLLGRRRRPIKASSLAMDKSRIEAHIKPLLGKRVVSKLKLGDIEGAQADIAAGKTSKPRKGSRGGVTTGGEGVAGRTMSTLHSIFEHAVRLGKIESNPAKGVRKIASTPRDRRLSRTEIEKLGKAMLAAEAEGEHPTGLAAIRFLLLTGFRRMEGLGLERAWLDEEEGAIRFPDTKSGAQTRVIGGSAVDLLLAQPRTRSPFFFPADWGDGHFIGVVRVFDRVCARVGLADVTLHALRHTFASVAADLGFSELTIAALLGHAARGVTQRYIHIDEALKLAADKVASEIAAILDQTVAERPSRRAAREDRAHASAA, via the coding sequence ATGGCCAAGCTCACCAAGAAGGCGGTCGACGATCTCAAGGCCCCGGCATCGGGACAGGCATTCCTCTGGGATGGCGAATTGAAAGGCTTCGGCATCCGGGTCACGAAGGCCGGCGCGAAGACCTTCATTCTCCAGTACCGCAACGCGGCCGGCAAAAGCCGCCGCATCAACATCGGCCGCTACGGCGTCATGACGCTCGACAATGCCCGCGCCGAGGCCAAGATCAAGCTTGGCGCGATCGCGGCCGGCGAGGACCCTGCCGACATCGATGACGATCCTGACGGGCCGATGACGGTCGCCGCATTGTGCGACTGGTATCTCAGCGAAGCGGAGACCGGCCGTCTTCTCGGCCGGCGCAGGCGCCCGATCAAGGCCTCGTCGCTCGCGATGGACAAGAGCCGTATCGAGGCCCACATCAAGCCGCTGCTCGGCAAGCGCGTCGTCAGCAAGCTGAAACTCGGCGACATCGAGGGCGCGCAGGCCGACATAGCCGCTGGCAAGACGTCGAAGCCGCGAAAGGGATCGCGTGGCGGCGTGACCACCGGCGGGGAAGGCGTCGCCGGACGCACCATGTCGACGCTTCATTCGATCTTCGAGCACGCGGTCCGGCTCGGAAAGATCGAGAGCAATCCCGCCAAAGGCGTTCGGAAGATTGCAAGCACGCCCCGCGACCGGCGGCTCAGCCGCACCGAGATCGAGAAGCTCGGGAAGGCGATGCTGGCGGCCGAGGCCGAGGGCGAGCACCCGACCGGCCTCGCCGCCATCCGCTTCCTGCTGCTGACCGGCTTCCGCCGCATGGAAGGGCTCGGCCTTGAGCGCGCCTGGCTCGACGAGGAAGAGGGCGCCATCCGTTTTCCCGACACCAAGAGCGGCGCGCAGACCCGCGTCATCGGCGGGTCGGCGGTCGATCTTCTTCTGGCCCAGCCCAGGACGAGATCGCCCTTCTTCTTCCCGGCCGATTGGGGTGACGGACACTTCATCGGCGTGGTTCGCGTGTTCGATCGTGTCTGCGCGAGGGTCGGCCTCGCCGACGTGACGCTGCACGCGCTTCGCCATACCTTCGCGAGCGTCGCCGCCGATCTCGGCTTCTCGGAATTGACGATTGCCGCGCTTCTCGGCCATGCCGCGCGTGGCGTGACACAGCGCTACATCCATATCGACGAAGCGCTGAAACTCGCGGCCGACAAGGTGGCGAGCGAGATCGCCGCCATTCTCGACCAGACGGTGGCCGAACGGCCATCCCGCCGCGCCGCGCGCGAGGACCGCGCCCATGCGTCCGCCGCTTGA